One region of Eleutherodactylus coqui strain aEleCoq1 chromosome 5, aEleCoq1.hap1, whole genome shotgun sequence genomic DNA includes:
- the LOC136629052 gene encoding zinc finger protein 300-like, producing MLFNNITIAYEIIKSAIFLADDGTNISEGDLLSADCKAEDRGIPQDTDEEPAIIPDISSDLLSKDPSSDPLIHVPSSELSKTNKQKKSHRREEPQLTHTGEKPYSCPECEKCFILKMHLDRHQKIHTGEKTFSCSECGKCFTQISSLVTHKRIHTGEKPFSCSQCGKFFFQKSELVRHQKIHTGEKPYSCSECGKCFREKAVLVAHQRSHTGVKPFSCTECGKYFTVKSHLVVHKRIHTGEKPFPCLECGKCFTVKGNLVMHQRIHTGEKPFFCSECGKCFARKSALVEHQRSHTGVKPFCI from the coding sequence ATGTTGTTTAATAATATCACTATAGCTTATGAAATAATAAAATCTGCtatattcttggcagatgacggtacTAATATCTCAGAAGGAGATTTGttatctgcagattgtaaagcagaagatCGTGGCATCCCTCAAGATACtgatgaagaacctgccattatccctgATATCTCCTCAGACCTTctcagcaaagatccatcatctgatcctctcaTACACGTCCCATCTTCTGAGTTGTCAAAAACTaataagcagaagaaaagtcacagaaggGAAGAACCTCAAttaactcacacaggggagaagccgtattcttgtccagaatgtgagaaatgttttattttgaaaATGCATCTTGatagacatcagaaaattcacacaggagaaaagacattttcatgttcagaatgtggcaaatgttttactcAGATTTCAAGTCTTGTTACAcataaaagaattcacacaggagagaaaccattttcatgttcacaatgtgggaaatttttttttcagaagtcagaacttgttagacatcagaaaattcacacaggtgagaagccatattcatgttcagaatgtgggaaatgttttagagagaaAGCAGTTCTTGTTGCTCATCAGAGAAGTCATACAGGggtgaagccattttcatgtacagaatgtgggaaatattttacagtgaaatcacatcttgttgtacataagagaattcatacaggagagaagccttttccatgtttagaatgtggaaaatgttttacagtaAAAGGAAATCTTGTAatgcatcagagaattcacacaggagaaaaaccatttttttgttcagaatgtgggaaatgttttgcaagaaaatcagcccttgttgaacatcagagaagtcacacaggggtgaAGCCATTTTGCATATGA